Proteins encoded by one window of Pseudonocardia sp. HH130629-09:
- a CDS encoding tetratricopeptide repeat protein: MIPESAERTFVAEPDLPDSVSAAELDPSVRRDLRGLQKETAEVVARHLVAAGLLVDEDPVRALEHVRYARRRASRIAVVREAAGIVAYHAGEWNEALGEFRAARRMGGGPGHVHVMADIERALGRPERALDLARSPEARDLGHEERIELLIVAAGARRDLGEADAAVVGLQVPELHAARRDPWSARLFYAYADNLLAAGRESEAVQWFVHAHDADAHRETDAAARIAELTGDELEGADDELTVGWEDVPPAADDHDTDHGTDHDTESSTDAGGATSTDADSARADAASADSAETEAPVVGGTDEDGTDENGTVGDGTREERTGQDGTDDIRGDAEADTVAGQVTAGGTTSGAVDGDGPSDPASPSGAGSAAPEGGAGRDDTAPGPTAPVTDQDTVQVQGQDQRRDPGAGDR; encoded by the coding sequence CGCCGAGCTCGACCCGAGTGTGCGGCGGGACCTGCGCGGGCTCCAGAAGGAGACCGCCGAGGTCGTGGCGCGGCACCTCGTCGCCGCGGGTCTGCTCGTCGACGAGGACCCCGTGCGGGCCCTCGAGCACGTGCGCTACGCACGCCGCCGGGCGTCGCGGATCGCCGTCGTCCGCGAGGCCGCCGGCATCGTCGCCTACCACGCGGGGGAGTGGAACGAGGCTCTCGGCGAGTTCCGCGCGGCCCGCCGGATGGGCGGCGGACCGGGGCACGTGCACGTCATGGCCGACATCGAGCGCGCCCTCGGACGTCCCGAGCGCGCCCTCGACCTGGCCCGCAGCCCCGAGGCCCGCGACCTCGGCCACGAGGAGCGCATCGAGCTGCTCATCGTCGCCGCGGGGGCCCGGCGCGACCTCGGTGAGGCCGACGCCGCCGTCGTCGGTCTCCAGGTCCCCGAACTCCACGCGGCGCGCCGCGACCCGTGGAGCGCCCGGCTGTTCTACGCCTACGCCGACAACCTGCTCGCCGCCGGCCGTGAGTCGGAGGCCGTGCAGTGGTTCGTGCACGCCCACGACGCTGACGCACACCGGGAGACCGACGCGGCCGCGCGGATCGCCGAGCTGACCGGCGACGAGCTCGAGGGCGCCGACGACGAGCTCACCGTCGGCTGGGAGGACGTGCCCCCGGCCGCCGACGACCACGACACCGACCACGGCACCGACCACGACACCGAGAGCAGCACCGACGCAGGCGGTGCCACGAGCACCGATGCCGACAGTGCACGCGCCGATGCCGCGTCCGCCGACAGCGCCGAGACCGAGGCCCCGGTGGTCGGCGGAACCGACGAGGACGGGACCGACGAGAACGGGACCGTCGGGGACGGCACCCGCGAGGAGCGGACCGGCCAGGACGGGACGGACGACATCCGCGGGGACGCCGAGGCCGACACCGTCGCCGGTCAGGTGACGGCAGGCGGGACCACGTCGGGCGCCGTGGACGGGGACGGCCCGTCCGACCCCGCGAGCCCGTCGGGCGCCGGCAGCGCGGCCCCGGAGGGCGGGGCCGGACGGGACGACACCGCGCCGGGCCCGACCGCACCCGTCACCGACCAGGACACGGTTCAGGTTCAGGGCCAGGACCAGCGCCGGGACCCCGGGGCCGGCGACCGGTGA
- a CDS encoding TlyA family RNA methyltransferase yields MGPTRSRLDAELVRRKLARSRGQAAELIAAGRVVVNGMPAAKPATVVDRDAPVLVRPDDAGEPDWASRGAKKLLGALDAFTGVDPAGRRCLDAGASTGGFTDVLLTRGAAEVVAVDVGYGQLVWRLQSDERVHVHDRTNVRALEPAQIGGPVELTVADLSFISLRTVLPALAACTAPGGDLLPMVKPQFEVGKDRLGSGGVVRAPGLRTEALHGVATAAAAVGLQVLGATASPLPGPSGNVEYFLHLRRPADGPAGVAPAQPELAPMLAAAVADGPA; encoded by the coding sequence ATGGGCCCCACCCGTTCCCGGCTGGACGCCGAGCTCGTCCGCCGCAAGCTCGCCCGTTCCCGCGGCCAGGCCGCCGAGCTGATCGCCGCCGGCCGGGTCGTCGTCAACGGCATGCCTGCGGCGAAGCCCGCCACCGTGGTGGACCGGGACGCACCCGTCCTCGTCCGCCCGGACGACGCCGGCGAGCCCGACTGGGCCTCCCGCGGGGCCAAGAAGCTGCTCGGGGCGCTCGACGCGTTCACCGGCGTCGATCCAGCCGGGCGGCGCTGCCTCGACGCGGGCGCCTCCACCGGCGGCTTCACCGACGTGCTGCTCACCCGCGGGGCGGCGGAGGTCGTCGCCGTCGACGTCGGATACGGCCAGCTGGTGTGGCGGCTCCAGTCCGACGAGCGCGTCCACGTGCACGACCGCACCAACGTCCGGGCCCTCGAACCGGCGCAGATCGGCGGACCGGTCGAGCTGACCGTCGCCGACCTGTCGTTCATCTCGCTGCGCACCGTGCTGCCGGCACTCGCCGCCTGCACCGCGCCCGGAGGCGACCTGCTGCCCATGGTGAAACCCCAGTTCGAGGTCGGGAAGGACCGGCTCGGGTCCGGCGGGGTCGTGCGCGCCCCGGGTCTGCGCACCGAGGCGCTGCACGGGGTCGCGACCGCCGCCGCCGCGGTCGGGCTGCAGGTCCTCGGAGCGACCGCGAGCCCGCTGCCCGGCCCGTCGGGCAACGTCGAGTACTTCCTGCACCTGCGCCGGCCCGCCGACGGACCGGCCGGCGTCGCCCCCGCGCAGCCCGAGCTCGCACCGATGCTGGCAGCCGCGGTCGCGGACGGCCCCGCATGA
- a CDS encoding HAD-IIA family hydrolase gives MTDDLLSRHDVLLADLDGTLYRGPVVVPGAVEAVLGAADRGVPTVYVTNNASRSPADVAAHLAELGFRARVEDVRTSSQAAAAMLAEQLPPGARVLVVGTSALADEVRARGLAVVDAADGTDAVVQGHSPDTGWRILAEAVVAVRAGALWIASNVDPTLPTERGALPGNGSMVQVVRTATGAQPQVAGKPAARLLREGAGDARAPLVIGDRLDTDIEGANAMGAPSLMVLTGVSGAADLLAAAAELRPTHIGADLAALTRAPDELAPGPRPGWHIAVDGGTLVLSGDGDGPEPAVDALRALCAVAWEHGVQDVRPDGAAAAAALADLGLAEPPGR, from the coding sequence GTGACCGACGACCTGCTGTCCCGCCACGACGTCCTCCTGGCCGATCTCGACGGCACCCTGTACCGGGGCCCCGTGGTCGTCCCGGGGGCCGTCGAGGCGGTGCTCGGGGCGGCCGACCGCGGCGTTCCCACGGTCTACGTCACCAACAACGCCTCCCGCAGCCCCGCCGACGTCGCCGCGCACCTCGCCGAGCTCGGGTTCCGGGCGCGCGTCGAGGACGTCCGCACCAGCTCGCAGGCCGCGGCCGCGATGCTGGCCGAGCAGCTCCCGCCGGGCGCGCGGGTCCTGGTCGTCGGCACCTCGGCGCTGGCCGACGAGGTCCGCGCCCGCGGACTCGCCGTCGTCGACGCCGCTGACGGCACGGACGCCGTCGTCCAGGGGCACTCGCCCGACACCGGATGGCGGATCCTGGCCGAGGCGGTCGTCGCCGTCCGGGCCGGGGCGCTGTGGATCGCCTCCAACGTCGACCCCACCCTGCCCACCGAGCGGGGTGCACTGCCGGGCAACGGCTCGATGGTGCAGGTCGTGCGGACGGCGACCGGCGCGCAGCCGCAGGTGGCGGGCAAGCCCGCCGCCCGGCTGCTCCGCGAGGGGGCCGGCGACGCGCGGGCCCCGCTCGTCATCGGGGACCGGCTCGACACCGACATCGAGGGCGCCAACGCCATGGGCGCCCCGTCGCTGATGGTCCTGACCGGGGTCAGCGGCGCCGCGGACCTGCTCGCCGCCGCCGCGGAGCTGCGCCCCACCCACATCGGGGCCGACCTCGCCGCGCTCACCCGTGCACCGGACGAGCTGGCCCCCGGACCGCGACCCGGGTGGCACATCGCCGTCGACGGCGGCACGCTCGTGCTCTCCGGCGACGGGGACGGTCCCGAACCCGCGGTGGACGCGCTGCGTGCGCTCTGCGCTGTGGCCTGGGAGCATGGCGTCCAGGACGTCCGCCCCGACGGTGCGGCCGCCGCCGCGGCGCTGGCCGACCTCGGTCTGGCGGAGCCGCCAGGGCGGTGA